The Bacteroidota bacterium genomic sequence ATCAGAATGATTATGATAATCATATAGTTAAAATATGTTTTATCTTCTAATTCGTACATCTTTTATCTTTTATCCCTTCGACTCATTTCGGCTGCGCTCAATGACCACCGCTCAGGGCATCGCTTTTATCTTTCCTGCCTGACTGAGTCACGCAGGCAGGTGTCTTTGATCTTTACCTTACAAGAAGTTTCTAAATACAGTATTTCGCAATAACAGTTCAATAAATAATAATAGTCCGGCAAGCAAAACCCATGGTCTAAACTCTTCGTTATAATTGTAAAATCTCAGTTCCTGTACTTCGGATTTCTGCATTTGATCAATATCTGAGTAAATCTCCTTAAGTTTTGTATTACTGGTTGCTCTAAAATATTTACCATCAGTTTTTTCTGCAATTTGTTTTAGCAGGTCCTCATCTATTTCTACCGGCAAATTTCTGTATACAAGCTTATGCCTGTGGTCATAGCCAATAGGAGTAGGGGCCATTCCTTTTGTGCCTATTCCTATTGTATATACTTTAATGTTATTTTCTGCCGCAAGTTCTGAAGCTGTAATAGGATCAATCATTCCGGCGTTATTTACTCCGTCGGTCAACAATATTATCACCTTACTTTTTGCTTTGCTGTCTTTTAATCTGTTTACTGCGGTTCCCAAACCCATACCTATTGCGGTTCCATCCTCCAACAAGCCGTATTTCATATCCCTTATTGAGTTTATCACTACTTTATGGTCGGATGTAATAGGGCACATTGTAAAACTTTCGCCTGAATAAGCTACGATTGCAAACCTGTCGTTTGGACGTGCTTCTACAAATTGTGTAGCAACTTTTTTAAGAGCTTCTATTCTTGACGGTTTTAAATCTTTCGACAGCATTGATCCGGAAATATCAATAGCCATTGTAATATCAATCCCTTCCTGCTTTTTTGTTTTAGACGAAACATCAACAGTACGAGGACGGGCAAGGGCAATGATTAATGCCGCGATACCTGCAATTCGCAGCAGGTAAAGTATAGGTCTTAGTTTTGGCAGTATTGATCTGTTATTTTGCAAAAAATCGGACACTCCGGGCATACTAAGAGCGGGAGTATCTTTTTTTCTTTTCAGGAAGAACCATACAGCCAGAAACGGAAGTATCAGCAAAAGGTATAAATATTCCGGATTTACAAATTCAAAATTATTCATCATTTGCTTTTTTTATATCAACATTTGATTTCGACTGTGAAGCTATTATTATCTCTTCTGTAGTCTTTCTATAGTGTACGTGTTTACCTGATTCGGGTTGATATTTTGCAAACTTCACAAAATCCGATTCTTTAAGAAGTTCCCTGATTTTATCCCTAGTTTCAGAATTTAGGTCAATCTGGTAAATAGAGCTCATAATCTCGTCGGTAGTAGACTCCAAAGCAGGGATATGATGTTCATCTTCTATATAGCGTCTTAAAATATCAGTTAGTCTCACATAGTATTCTTTTACATTTCCCTCTTTTAGCAATTGAGTTTTATCAAGCTTTTTCAGGTTTTGCATTGCCATATCGAAAGGGGGGATAGATGGAATAAATACCTTCTTTTTCCTTGGTTTCTGTTTTTTCCAAAAATAATATCCCATATAAATGATTGCTGCAATAATTAGAAGCATCAGAATATATGGAAGTATTTCCCGGAAATTATAACCAACATGTATATTGCCCTTAATCTCATACATTTTTTGCTTGGTGGTATCTACTGCAACTGTAGTAACATCAATCATTTTAGGCTTTGTATATAAAATCTTTTCACCGATCTTAAATCTTACAGGATTAATTACGTATGACCCCGAATCGAACTGAGTAAGTTTATAATTTTGGGAAATTATTTGAAAAT encodes the following:
- a CDS encoding VWA domain-containing protein, which gives rise to MNNFEFVNPEYLYLLLILPFLAVWFFLKRKKDTPALSMPGVSDFLQNNRSILPKLRPILYLLRIAGIAALIIALARPRTVDVSSKTKKQEGIDITMAIDISGSMLSKDLKPSRIEALKKVATQFVEARPNDRFAIVAYSGESFTMCPITSDHKVVINSIRDMKYGLLEDGTAIGMGLGTAVNRLKDSKAKSKVIILLTDGVNNAGMIDPITASELAAENNIKVYTIGIGTKGMAPTPIGYDHRHKLVYRNLPVEIDEDLLKQIAEKTDGKYFRATSNTKLKEIYSDIDQMQKSEVQELRFYNYNEEFRPWVLLAGLLLFIELLLRNTVFRNFL